The following proteins come from a genomic window of Metarhizium brunneum chromosome 2, complete sequence:
- the GCDH gene encoding Glutaryl-CoA dehydrogenase: MFRHSLRTAARSTTSASWRPMAVRSFASAPKTTFDWQDPLASKNLLTEEELAIAETAERYCQERMMPRVLQAYRDEHYDPKILQEMGELGLLGANIDGYGCAGVSSVAGGMITRAVERVDSGYRSGMSVQSSLVMGGIYEFGTEEQKQRFLPEMAKGKLLGAFGLTEPNHGSDPGSMESVAKPHPTKKGYFSLSGAKTWITNSPIADVLLVWAKLQETGKIRGFLVERKDCPPGTLSTPAIKDKNGLRASITGMIQLDECPVPEANMFPDVEGLKGPFSCLNSARYGISMGVIGALEDCIARARTYALERKQFKGNPLAKYQLIQKKLADATTDAAYGTLAAIQVGRLKDEGKATPEMISMVKRQNCDVALRNARILQEIFGGNAVSDEYHIGRHVANLFVTQTYEGQSDIHSLILGRAITGIQAFV; the protein is encoded by the exons aTGTTCCGTCACAGTCTACGAACAGCTGCAAGAAGCACAACGTCTGCTTCATGGCGGCCAATGGCTGTCAGAAGTTTTGCCTCAGCGCCAAAGACTACCTTTGACTGGCAAGACCCACTTGCGTCTAAGAACCTCTTGaccgaggaggagcttgCTATTGCAGAGACGGCTGAGAGATACTGCCAAGAGCGCATGATGCCTAGAGTCTTGC AGGCCTACCGCGATGAGCACTATGACCCCAAGATCCTTCAAGAAATGGGCGAGCTTGGTCTTCTCGGCGCCAATATTGACGGCTATGGCTGCGCTGGCGTGTCATCGGTTGCTGGTGGTATGATCACGCGGGCTGTGGAACGCGTCGATAGTGGCTACCGATCTGGCATGTCAGTGCAGTCGTCACTTGTCATGGGCGGCATTTACGAGTTCGGTACTGAagagcagaagcagagatTCCTTCCTGAgatggccaagggcaagctACTCGGTGCCTTTGGTCTCACGGAGCCTAACCACGGCAGTGATCCCGGTAGCATGGAGAGCGTCGCCAAGCCTCACCCTACCAAAAAGGGGTACTTCTCTCTCAGTGGAGCCAAGACCTGGATCACAAACAGCCCCATCGCCGATGTCCTTTTAGTGTGGGCAAAGCTTCAAGAGACGGGCAAGATTCGCGGTTTCCTCGTTGAGAGAAAGGACTGCCCTCCTGGCACCCTGTCCACCCCTGCAATCAAGGATAAGAACGGCCTGCGCGCTTCCATAACTGGTATGATCCAGTTGGACGAATGTCCTGTGCCTGAGGCCAATATGTTTCCTGATGTTGAGGGTCTGAAGGGGCCTTTCAGCTGCCTCAATAGTGCTAGATATGGTATTTCCATGGGCGTCATCGGTGCCTTGGAGGACTGCATTGCCCGAGCACGAACTTATGCTCTGGAGCGCAAGCAGTTCAAAGGGAACCCTTTGGCCAAATACCAGCTCATccagaagaagctggcaGATGCCACTACCGACGCTGCCTATGGCACCCTGGCTGCCATTCAGGTTGGCCGTCTCAAGGACGAGGGCAAGGCAACGCCTGAGATGATCAGCATGGTCAAGAGACAGAATTGCGATGTCGCCCTACGAAATGCTAGAATCCTGCAGGAGATTTTCGGCGGTAATGCCGTGAGCGACGAGTATCATATTGGTCGCCATGTGGCCAACCTATTTGTTACGCAGACATATGAGGGACAGAGCGACATTCACA GCCTTATCCTGGGACGAGCTATCACTGGTATCCAGGCGTTTGTTTAG